One Methanobacterium sp. genomic region harbors:
- the ppsA gene encoding phosphoenolpyruvate synthase, giving the protein MKLVEFFEELGKEDVDVAGGKGANLGELTNAGINVPPGFVITSETYDKFIKETGIFDEIMSILDAIDVNDTKELQGASARIKEIIMKAYVPDDIRTTVIEAYNALCQRIGKENAFVAIRSSATAEDLPEASFAGQQDTFLNIRGPEDVLIYVQKCWASLFESRAIFYREENNFDHSKVYIAVVVQEMVNAEKAGVMFTVHPSTGEEQILLEAAWGLGEAVVSGTVTPDTYWVDKKTGKVFNCNISEKNTMFTKDPDAGKTVQLDVPEDLKNKRVLSDEEIAALTKLGARIQEHYDFPQDTEWAMENGKVFMLQSRPITTLGMNNGTEAKEGTGEERTIITKGLGASPGMASGTVKIVKDTDELDKVGNGDILVTVMTTPDMVPAMKRANGIITDEGGVTCHAAIVSRELGISCVVGTGDASKILKENEMVTLDGNKGIVYKGKLEESDKKEAAEEQPAAVAQAPILTVTEVKVNVSMPEAAKKAAATGADGVGLLRTEHMMLTSGVHPKKFINDGKEDELIKILVENVLKVADEFYPKPVWYRTLDAPTDEFISLEGGEGEPYEHNPMLGWRGIRRELDEPEILRAEFKAIKKLHEQGYTNIGIMIPLVQHPDELRRAKQIAEEVGLKPQKNIEFGIMVETPGAALIIEDFIAEGLDFVSFGTNDLTQYTLAIDRNNENVAKLYSEGHPAVLKLLVRVIKICNEAGVKTSICGQAGSMPKIVEKLVEAGIESVSANTDAVATVRETVARVEKKLVLKAARKMMSE; this is encoded by the coding sequence ATGAAGCTTGTCGAATTTTTTGAAGAGCTAGGTAAAGAGGATGTGGATGTTGCAGGTGGAAAAGGTGCAAACCTGGGAGAATTAACAAATGCTGGAATTAATGTACCTCCAGGATTTGTTATAACCTCTGAAACCTACGATAAATTTATAAAAGAAACAGGTATCTTTGATGAAATAATGAGCATTCTTGATGCTATAGATGTAAATGATACAAAAGAACTTCAAGGAGCTTCAGCAAGGATAAAAGAAATAATAATGAAAGCGTATGTGCCTGATGACATACGAACAACTGTAATTGAAGCTTACAATGCATTATGCCAGAGAATTGGTAAAGAAAATGCGTTTGTTGCAATAAGGTCTTCTGCAACAGCAGAAGATCTTCCTGAAGCTTCATTTGCTGGACAGCAAGATACATTCTTAAATATTAGGGGCCCAGAAGATGTCTTGATTTATGTACAGAAATGTTGGGCATCTTTATTCGAATCCCGAGCTATTTTTTACAGGGAAGAAAATAATTTTGATCATTCCAAAGTTTATATTGCTGTAGTTGTTCAAGAAATGGTTAATGCCGAAAAAGCAGGAGTAATGTTTACAGTTCACCCATCAACTGGTGAAGAACAGATATTACTTGAAGCTGCATGGGGATTAGGCGAAGCTGTAGTATCTGGTACCGTTACACCGGATACTTACTGGGTAGATAAGAAAACCGGCAAGGTCTTTAACTGTAATATAAGTGAAAAGAACACCATGTTTACAAAAGATCCTGATGCTGGAAAGACAGTACAACTGGACGTTCCAGAAGATCTTAAAAACAAAAGGGTTCTAAGTGATGAAGAAATTGCAGCACTTACCAAGCTTGGTGCAAGGATTCAGGAACATTATGATTTCCCACAGGACACTGAATGGGCAATGGAAAATGGAAAAGTTTTCATGCTCCAGTCCCGGCCTATAACTACACTCGGAATGAACAATGGAACCGAAGCAAAAGAAGGTACTGGAGAAGAAAGGACAATAATCACCAAAGGATTAGGTGCAAGTCCTGGAATGGCTTCAGGTACCGTTAAAATAGTAAAAGACACAGATGAACTAGATAAAGTAGGAAACGGTGACATACTGGTTACAGTCATGACAACACCTGATATGGTCCCTGCCATGAAAAGGGCAAATGGAATCATAACTGATGAAGGTGGAGTTACATGCCACGCAGCAATTGTTTCAAGGGAACTTGGAATATCATGTGTCGTTGGAACAGGAGATGCATCAAAAATCCTTAAAGAAAACGAGATGGTAACACTCGATGGAAATAAAGGAATAGTTTACAAGGGCAAATTGGAGGAATCCGATAAAAAAGAAGCTGCCGAAGAACAACCTGCAGCCGTTGCACAGGCACCTATTTTAACTGTTACAGAAGTTAAAGTCAATGTCAGCATGCCTGAAGCAGCTAAAAAAGCAGCTGCAACCGGTGCAGATGGAGTAGGGCTTCTTAGAACTGAACACATGATGTTAACCTCGGGAGTACACCCTAAAAAGTTCATAAATGATGGAAAAGAGGATGAACTCATAAAAATCCTTGTAGAAAATGTTTTAAAAGTTGCAGATGAATTCTATCCAAAACCAGTTTGGTACAGAACTCTCGACGCACCTACAGATGAATTCATTTCTCTGGAAGGTGGAGAAGGTGAACCATACGAACATAACCCTATGCTCGGATGGAGAGGTATAAGAAGAGAACTGGACGAGCCTGAAATATTAAGGGCCGAGTTTAAAGCAATTAAGAAACTTCATGAACAGGGCTACACCAACATTGGAATAATGATACCTTTAGTCCAGCATCCTGATGAACTCAGGAGAGCTAAACAAATAGCTGAAGAAGTTGGACTGAAACCTCAAAAGAACATTGAGTTTGGTATTATGGTTGAAACACCTGGAGCAGCTCTTATAATTGAAGATTTCATTGCTGAAGGGCTTGACTTTGTAAGCTTTGGAACAAACGATCTTACTCAGTACACACTTGCTATTGACAGGAACAACGAAAACGTTGCAAAACTTTACTCTGAAGGGCATCCTGCAGTTTTAAAACTCTTAGTTCGAGTTATAAAAATCTGTAATGAAGCAGGAGTTAAAACAAGTATCTGCGGACAGGCTGGAAGTATGCCTAAAATAGTTGAAAAACTTGTAGAGGCCGGTATTGAAAGCGTATCTGCAAATACAGATGCAGTTGCAACTGTAAGGGAAACAGTAGCGAGAGTAGAAAAGAAACTTGTCTTAAAAGCTGCAAGAAAAATGATGAGTGAATAA
- the mfnA gene encoding tyrosine decarboxylase MfnA, with the protein MDKKGITKQEISEKLKEFKEEDMTYRSGRILGSMCTCPHEVGLEAYKMFLESNLGDSGLFKGTRKMEKEVIQMLGNLLGKEDVCGHIITGGTEANIMAMRAARNSSNIKDPEIIVPKSAHFSFKKAADMLCLKLREAELDENYRVDVNSVKELISDKTVAVVGIAGTTELGLIDPIEELSKLCREENIYLHVDAAFGGFTIPFLGLSGRNLPKFDFSLEGVSSITIDPHKMGLAPIPTGGIIFRDRSYLESISTETPYLTDKEQFTIVGTRTGASTAATWALLKYFGKEGYCSIAKKCMEVTEYLAEGIKKSGFNLMVEPQLNLVAFDSNEIEIDTIVDELKEKGWAVSVSSYPRAIRIVVMPHVKMEHVKEFTDDLSKIHAKYTLENIPQNNERKTSLKLTDKTPQGK; encoded by the coding sequence ATGGATAAAAAAGGAATCACAAAACAGGAAATATCTGAAAAACTCAAAGAATTCAAAGAGGAGGACATGACCTACAGATCGGGAAGAATTCTAGGTTCAATGTGCACATGTCCTCATGAAGTCGGCCTTGAAGCATATAAAATGTTTCTAGAGTCTAATCTAGGTGATTCCGGTTTATTTAAAGGTACCCGGAAGATGGAGAAAGAAGTAATCCAGATGCTTGGAAACCTTCTTGGTAAAGAAGATGTTTGCGGACATATCATAACTGGAGGCACTGAAGCAAACATAATGGCAATGAGGGCGGCAAGAAATTCAAGCAACATCAAAGATCCAGAGATCATTGTTCCTAAATCTGCTCATTTTTCCTTTAAAAAAGCAGCAGATATGCTGTGCCTGAAACTCAGGGAAGCGGAACTTGACGAAAACTATAGGGTAGATGTAAATTCTGTAAAAGAGCTTATATCTGACAAGACTGTGGCGGTGGTTGGTATTGCTGGAACAACTGAACTTGGGTTAATAGATCCTATAGAAGAACTTTCCAAACTGTGCCGGGAAGAAAATATTTACCTGCATGTTGATGCAGCATTTGGAGGATTCACAATCCCATTTTTAGGTCTTAGTGGTCGTAATCTTCCTAAATTCGACTTCTCTCTTGAAGGGGTTTCTTCTATTACTATAGACCCTCATAAAATGGGCCTTGCCCCAATTCCAACTGGTGGAATTATCTTTAGAGATAGAAGTTATCTTGAAAGCATAAGCACTGAAACACCTTACCTTACAGATAAGGAACAGTTTACAATTGTAGGCACTAGAACAGGTGCATCTACCGCTGCAACATGGGCACTACTCAAATACTTTGGAAAAGAGGGGTACTGTTCCATTGCTAAAAAATGTATGGAAGTCACAGAATACCTGGCGGAAGGAATCAAAAAATCAGGCTTTAACTTAATGGTTGAGCCTCAATTGAACCTTGTTGCATTTGATTCAAATGAAATAGAGATCGATACTATTGTAGATGAGCTTAAAGAAAAGGGATGGGCAGTTTCAGTATCATCTTACCCGCGGGCTATAAGAATTGTTGTAATGCCCCATGTTAAGATGGAACATGTCAAAGAATTTACAGATGACCTATCTAAGATTCATGCGAAGTATACTTTAGAGAACATACCTCAAAATAATGAAAGGAAAACATCTTTAAAATTAACTGATAAAACACCGCAGGGTAAATAA
- a CDS encoding fumarate hydratase C-terminal domain-containing protein encodes MTTKIIRTPVTCNVIEDLKVGDRIEIHGKIYTGRDAALPKLIKSIKNGEKLIDIEGSAIMHTAVSDAGISPTTSNKEEIEESIPFLSEVGVKIHIGKGGLGEETINALDKWGSIFVVTPPAAALLTSKVVSKQVAAFEEEGMEAIHELVVDGLPGIVAIAHGESIY; translated from the coding sequence ATGACCACAAAAATAATTAGAACACCAGTAACTTGTAACGTAATTGAAGATCTGAAGGTGGGAGACCGGATCGAAATACACGGCAAAATTTATACAGGTAGGGATGCCGCACTCCCCAAACTGATTAAATCAATTAAAAACGGCGAAAAACTAATTGATATCGAGGGTTCTGCTATAATGCACACTGCAGTAAGTGATGCGGGCATATCTCCCACTACAAGCAACAAAGAAGAAATTGAAGAGAGCATTCCATTTCTTTCAGAGGTAGGGGTGAAGATCCATATTGGAAAAGGCGGTTTGGGCGAAGAAACAATTAATGCACTTGATAAATGGGGGTCTATTTTTGTTGTAACCCCTCCTGCTGCTGCCCTTCTTACAAGTAAAGTGGTTTCAAAACAAGTGGCTGCATTTGAAGAAGAAGGAATGGAGGCAATCCATGAGCTTGTGGTGGATGGGCTTCCGGGTATTGTCGCGATTGCGCATGGGGAGTCTATTTATTGA
- a CDS encoding right-handed parallel beta-helix repeat-containing protein, with protein MKKKYVFIILISMFLMLISITGTVSAANHTVNPGNSIQSVINNASSNDTIIVNDNNGSAYTYTENLVINKTLALQAKNGANITIRALNASKPVLTVNSGGSGSVISGFNIKGVTNSTGIFLNSVMNCTIHNNTIYDNNYGVNVFDSSFNNITQNMIKRNSYGLYLTTQCISLEDFCGDEIEWYEEEDYYCYYEYSGIHSDSQGNIIKGNSFTNNYYGLYLKSDECWSDLSIYDNHVIENNIAGNSYGIFAEGVYIWASEVAHVHFNRIENNTLFGIYLNEIGVNATNNW; from the coding sequence ATGAAGAAAAAATATGTATTTATTATACTCATAAGTATGTTTTTAATGTTAATTTCGATAACTGGAACTGTTTCAGCTGCTAATCATACTGTTAACCCTGGAAACAGTATTCAATCTGTTATAAACAATGCTTCTTCTAATGACACTATCATTGTTAATGATAACAATGGTTCTGCTTATACTTACACTGAAAACCTGGTTATAAATAAAACGCTGGCATTACAGGCTAAAAATGGGGCTAATATTACTATTCGGGCATTGAATGCTTCTAAACCTGTTTTAACTGTTAATTCTGGAGGTAGTGGTTCTGTTATCAGTGGTTTTAATATCAAAGGTGTTACTAATAGCACTGGAATTTTTTTAAATTCAGTTATGAACTGTACAATCCACAACAACACTATTTATGACAATAATTATGGTGTAAATGTTTTTGATTCATCTTTCAACAACATAACTCAAAATATGATTAAAAGAAATAGTTATGGTCTTTATCTCACCACACAATGCATATCCCTGGAAGATTTTTGTGGTGATGAAATTGAGTGGTACGAAGAAGAAGATTACTACTGTTATTATGAGTATTCTGGTATCCATTCTGATTCCCAGGGAAATATAATCAAAGGCAACTCTTTTACCAATAACTATTATGGTTTATACCTTAAAAGTGACGAATGCTGGAGTGATTTAAGCATATACGACAACCACGTTATTGAAAATAATATAGCAGGAAATAGTTATGGGATATTTGCAGAAGGTGTGTATATCTGGGCGAGTGAGGTTGCTCATGTCCATTTCAACCGCATAGAAAATAACACTCTTTTTGGTATCTATCTAAATGAAATAGGTGTAAATGCAACAAATAACTGGTGA
- a CDS encoding tetratricopeptide repeat protein has product MGLFGGLKKKSLLDKGKNAGNNGDHEEALKYFNQVLEMDPENVDALFNKGCAFINFNRQEEALECFEEVLSLSPAIANVWLFKGFVLGALKRHGEALESFNRALELDPDNFDALNNAGYALKERGEYEKAVEHYDKALKVFPDSTVAWTNKGAVLIDLEEYDNALECFDTALELEAPNFKAWYYKGIIARKLNNLQEAINCFDKSLELNPDFELAKDEKEEVLSSKS; this is encoded by the coding sequence ATGGGATTATTTGGTGGTTTAAAGAAGAAATCTTTGCTTGATAAGGGAAAAAATGCTGGAAATAATGGAGATCATGAAGAAGCTTTGAAGTATTTTAACCAGGTTTTGGAGATGGATCCTGAAAATGTGGATGCTCTTTTTAATAAAGGTTGCGCGTTTATAAATTTCAACAGGCAGGAAGAGGCCTTGGAATGTTTTGAGGAGGTTTTATCATTAAGTCCTGCTATTGCTAATGTATGGCTTTTTAAAGGATTTGTTTTAGGGGCGCTTAAACGGCATGGTGAAGCTTTAGAATCGTTTAATAGGGCTTTAGAATTGGATCCAGATAATTTTGATGCCTTAAATAATGCAGGATACGCACTTAAAGAAAGGGGAGAATATGAAAAAGCTGTAGAACACTATGATAAGGCTTTGAAGGTGTTTCCAGATTCTACTGTGGCATGGACCAATAAAGGGGCAGTTTTAATAGATCTTGAAGAGTATGATAACGCTTTAGAATGTTTTGACACTGCTTTGGAACTTGAGGCGCCGAATTTTAAGGCTTGGTATTATAAAGGAATAATCGCCAGGAAGTTAAATAACCTTCAAGAAGCTATCAATTGTTTTGATAAATCCTTAGAGTTGAACCCTGATTTTGAACTTGCTAAAGATGAGAAAGAAGAAGTTTTATCTTCTAAATCCTAA